DNA sequence from the Streptomyces canus genome:
CAGCGGGCGACGTAACGTTCGATCTCCGGTTCGTCCCAACCGTCGCCCGCGTCCGCAACGACCAGTCCGCCCCCGCTCCGCCCCCGGGCGGGCGCCCACACCTCCAGTTCGAGACCGCCGTCGTCCCCCTGTACCGGAATCACGGCGCCCGCGCGCGCGAGTACCGGGATCCGCGACAGCGGGGCGTCGACGAGCACCTGTCCCGGCCCCTCGTAGACCTTTTCCGTGGCCGTGTCGTACCAGCGTCCCCGCGGCAGTTGAACCGCACGCCGGTCGCTGCCCGGATCGAGCACCGGTGCCACGAGCAGGCAGTCACCCAGCAGAAAGGCGTCCTCGCAGTCCCGCAGGGCACGGTCCTCGGGCGCGGACCACCACACGGGCCGGACATAGGGCGCACCGGTACGCCGGGCCAACTGCGCGAGCGTCATGAAGTACGGCAGCAGCCGCCGGCGTTCCACGAGCGCCACGCGCGCGTGCTCCAGCACCTCGGCTCCGAACTCCCACGGCTCCCTGCGCCCTGCCCGCAGACTCGCGTGGGTCCGGAACAGCGGCAGGTATGCGCCGAGTTGGAACCAGCGCAGATACAGCTCGGGCGAGGGGTGCCCGTCGTAGCCGCCCACGTCGGGCCCCGAGTACGGCACCCCGCACAGCCCGAGCCCCATCACGAGCGACAGCGAAGCCCGCAGCCCCGGCCAGCCGGTGGCCACGTCACCGGACCAGGTGCCGCCGTATCGCTGTATGCCGGCCCATCCGGAACGCGACAACAGGAAGGGCCGCTCGTCCGGCACCAGGTCGCGCAGTCCCTCGTATCCGGCCTGAGCCATGCACAGCGCGTAGATGTTGTGCGCCTCCCGGTGGTCACCGCTGCGGCCCTCCAGGGAGTGCCTGGCCGACCGCGGCAGGGTGGACTCGCCGAACGCGTTGAAGGACGTGGGCTCGTTCATGTCGTGCCAGAAGCCTGTGAACCCCGCCGTGAGCCTCTCCTGGTAGAGGCGACCCCACCAGGCACGCACGCGTGCGTGCGTGAAGTCCGGATAGACGGCCTCACCGGGCCACACGACCCCTTCCACGAGCCGCCCCGACGCGTCCCGCACGAAGGCGTCCTCGGCCGTCCCGCTGTCATGGACCGCGTTGCCGGGCGCGGCCTTGACCGCCGGGTTGACGATCGACACCAGCCGGATCCCGTCCCGCAGCAGTTCCTCGGCCAGTTGGGGCAGCTTGGGAAACCGCCCCTGGTCGACCGTGAACACCTGGTGCTCGTCGTAGTGGTCTATGTCCAGATGGACGGCATCGAGCGGCAGCGCCCGCTCCTGGTAGCCGGCGACGATCCGCCGCACCTCCTGCTCACTGCCGAAGCCCCAGCGGGCGTGATGATGGCCGAGCGCCCACGACGGCGGCAGCGCGGGCGCACCGGTCAGCGAGGCCCAGGCGAGCAGCACGCGCGCGGGAGTGCCCACCATCACCCAGCAGCGCAGCGGACCGCCGGCCATCCGCACCTCGGACATCCCCACCAGGTCGTGCCCTGAGCCGGCGCCCTCCTCGCCCTCCCGCAGGGTCACGGTGCCGTCCCACGAGGTGTCGTGGAACACGAGGTGGGTGGCGGCGTCGGCCACCACCAGCTGCACCGGCATCGTGACGTACAGCGGATCGTCGCCCGGCCCGAACGCCCGGCCCGGGTCGGTGTTCCACAGCCGGTACGTTCCGTCCCGCAACCTAGGCCCCGACGCCCGTCCCCCCAGCCCGAAGAACCGTGCGTCGGCGGCCACCTCCGACCGCTGCATCCAGCGCGCCTCGCCGCCGCCCACCGGCTCCCACCAGCGGGGCGGCAGATCCCGGCGCAGGGTCACCCCGCCGGGCGTACGTACCTCGACCGCTCCGTGCCGCGACACCACGACTGTCGCCCGCTCGGCCACGACCCGCCAGCCGCCGTCCTTGTCCGGCTCCAGAACCGCCCGGGGATCCGGCTCCGGACAGCGGCCCGCCAGCGCGTACGACGGCTCCGGCTCGGCCCCGTCCCACCCCCAGAAGACCGCCCCGTTCACCGCCACGACGATCCGCAGCTCGGAGCGGCTGAACCGGACGACACCCCCACCGGGACCCGGCTCGACGTCCTGCATCAGCCCCGGCACCCGCGCCCGCTCGGCCCCCCGCTCCGGCAGCCCGACGGCGTCGGTACGCCTCCTGCGCCACGCGGCGCGCACGGTACGCAACCCCTGGGGCGCCCCCGCCGAACCAACCGCCTTCACCGAACGCACCAGGTCACGACCGTTCATGCTGTTCACCCTGCCACTCACTGCTTCACCCGCGCGTGTCGTTCAACTGGCGTTCACCCGTGCCGGGGCCACATCTTCACGACACGGACTATGTGGGGCGCACCCTGGCGTAGAAGTTGATCACATGGCATCGTCCCTGTCAGCCGCGTCACGCGCACACCCCTGGCCCGTGCGCGGGAGACGCACACGACGCGCAGAGTCCGGGAGCCCCCATGTCGACCGAGAATCCCCAGCCGCTCTGGCAGCCAGATCCGCAGCGCATCGCCCGGTCCCAGGTCACCAGGTTCCAGGCGTGGGCGGCCGAACACCACGGCGCCCCGGCCGACGGAGGCTACGAGGCCCTCCACCGCTGGTCGGTGGACGAGCTGGAGCCGTTCTGGGAAGCAGTCACCCAATGGTTCGACGTACGGTTCTCGACGCCCTACGCGCGCGTGCTGGGCGACCGCTCGATGCCCGGCGCCGAGTGGTTCCCCGGCGCCACCCTCAACTACGCCGAGCACGCCCTGCGCGCGGCCGCGACCCGCGCGGACGAACCCGCCCTCCTTTACGTCGACGAGACCCATGAGCCGCGCCCGGTGACCTGGTCCGAGCTGCGCCGCGAGGTCGGCTCCCTGGCCGCGGAGCTGCGCGCTCTCGGCCTCCGGTCCGGAGATCGTGTCAGTGGCTACCTCCCGAACATCCCGCAGGCGGTCGTCGCCCTGCTCGCCACGGCCGCGGTGGGCGCCGTCTGGACCTCCTGTGCCCCCGACTTCGGCGCTCGCAGCGTCCTGGACCGTTTCCAACAGGTGGAGCCGGTCGTCCTGTTCACTGTCGACGGGTACCGCTACGGCGGCAAGGAGCACGACCGCCGCGAGACGGTCGCCGAACTCCGCCGCGAACTGCCGTCCCTGCGCGCGGTCGTCCACATCCCGCTCCTCGGCACCGAGGCTCCGGAAGGCGCCCTGGAGTGGGATGCCCTCACGAGCGCGGACACGGATCCGGTCTTCGAACAGGTGCCCTTTGCGCACCCCCTGTGGGTGCTCTACTCCTCGGGCACGACAGGCCTGCCGAAGGCGATCGTCCAGTCCCAGGGCGGCATCCTCGTCGAGCACCTCAAGCAGCTCGGTCTGCACTGCGACCTCGGCCCCGAGGACCGTTTCTTCTGGTACACCTCCACGGGCTGGATGATGTGGAACTTCCTCGTCTCCGGCCTCCTCACGGGCACGACCGTCGTCCTGTACGACGGCAGCCCCGGCTACCCCGACACGGGCGCCCAGTGGCGGGTCGCCGAACGCACGGGCGCCACGCTCTACGGCACCTCGGCCGCGTACGTCATGGCCTGCCGCAAGGCCGACGTGCACCCAGGCCGCGACTTCGACCTGTCGAGGGTGCAGTGCGTGGCCACCACCGGCTCACCGCTTCCGCCCGACGGCTTCCGCTGGCTGCACGACGAGGTTCGTGAGGATCTGTGGATCGCCTCCGTCAGCGGGGGCACGGACGTGTGCTCGTGCTTCGCGGGCGCCGTACCGACCCTGCCCGTGCACATCGGCGAGCTCCAGGCACCGAGCCTGGGCACCGACCTGCAGTCCTGGGATCCGAGCGGCCAGCCCCTGATCGACGAGGTGGGCGAGCTCGTCGTCACCAATCCCATGCCGTCGATGCCGATCCGCTTCTGGAACGACCCCGATGGAAGCCGCTATCACGACAGCTACTTCGACACCT
Encoded proteins:
- a CDS encoding glycoside hydrolase family 31 protein is translated as MNGRDLVRSVKAVGSAGAPQGLRTVRAAWRRRRTDAVGLPERGAERARVPGLMQDVEPGPGGGVVRFSRSELRIVVAVNGAVFWGWDGAEPEPSYALAGRCPEPDPRAVLEPDKDGGWRVVAERATVVVSRHGAVEVRTPGGVTLRRDLPPRWWEPVGGGEARWMQRSEVAADARFFGLGGRASGPRLRDGTYRLWNTDPGRAFGPGDDPLYVTMPVQLVVADAATHLVFHDTSWDGTVTLREGEEGAGSGHDLVGMSEVRMAGGPLRCWVMVGTPARVLLAWASLTGAPALPPSWALGHHHARWGFGSEQEVRRIVAGYQERALPLDAVHLDIDHYDEHQVFTVDQGRFPKLPQLAEELLRDGIRLVSIVNPAVKAAPGNAVHDSGTAEDAFVRDASGRLVEGVVWPGEAVYPDFTHARVRAWWGRLYQERLTAGFTGFWHDMNEPTSFNAFGESTLPRSARHSLEGRSGDHREAHNIYALCMAQAGYEGLRDLVPDERPFLLSRSGWAGIQRYGGTWSGDVATGWPGLRASLSLVMGLGLCGVPYSGPDVGGYDGHPSPELYLRWFQLGAYLPLFRTHASLRAGRREPWEFGAEVLEHARVALVERRRLLPYFMTLAQLARRTGAPYVRPVWWSAPEDRALRDCEDAFLLGDCLLVAPVLDPGSDRRAVQLPRGRWYDTATEKVYEGPGQVLVDAPLSRIPVLARAGAVIPVQGDDGGLELEVWAPARGRSGGGLVVADAGDGWDEPEIERYVARWEGRKVVVQREGEDGVSEPSHPVRLRGLGAR
- a CDS encoding acetoacetate--CoA ligase produces the protein MSTENPQPLWQPDPQRIARSQVTRFQAWAAEHHGAPADGGYEALHRWSVDELEPFWEAVTQWFDVRFSTPYARVLGDRSMPGAEWFPGATLNYAEHALRAAATRADEPALLYVDETHEPRPVTWSELRREVGSLAAELRALGLRSGDRVSGYLPNIPQAVVALLATAAVGAVWTSCAPDFGARSVLDRFQQVEPVVLFTVDGYRYGGKEHDRRETVAELRRELPSLRAVVHIPLLGTEAPEGALEWDALTSADTDPVFEQVPFAHPLWVLYSSGTTGLPKAIVQSQGGILVEHLKQLGLHCDLGPEDRFFWYTSTGWMMWNFLVSGLLTGTTVVLYDGSPGYPDTGAQWRVAERTGATLYGTSAAYVMACRKADVHPGRDFDLSRVQCVATTGSPLPPDGFRWLHDEVREDLWIASVSGGTDVCSCFAGAVPTLPVHIGELQAPSLGTDLQSWDPSGQPLIDEVGELVVTNPMPSMPIRFWNDPDGSRYHDSYFDTYPGVWRHGDWITVTSRGSVVIHGRSDSTLNRQGVRMGSADIYEAVERLPEIKESLVIGIEQPDGGYWMPLFVQLAPGAVLDQALLDRIKATIRENLSPRHIPDEVIEVPGVPHTLTGKRIEVPVKRLLQGTPLEKAVNPGSIDNLELLHFYEDLARKRA